GCGGCGCGCTGCTGTCTTACCTGGCGCTGCTGATCGGCGGTCTGGTGGTCCACGTGCGCATGAACAACCTGGCCTGGTCGGCCACCGCTTTCCCCGGCGTGCGCATCGTATGCGACATCAAGGCGCGCAGCTACCTGCGGCTGCAGGTCGTCAACGTGATCCTGATCCTCCTGACGCTGGGCCTGTTCCGGCCATTTGCCGCGGTGCGCACATGGCGCTACCGGGTCGCGCACCTGCACGTGCACGCGCCCGGCGGTTTCGAGCAGGCCACGCTGCATGCGGCGCGCCGCAGCCGGAGCGCGGCCGGCGACGGCTTCGCCGACTTCCTCGGCGTCGACCTTTCCTGGTGACAGACTCATGACCGACACGACCATCACACCCATGCACGATCCTCTGACCGCCCACTATTTCGACGGCCACAGCGCACGCCTGCATCCGGCCAGCCTGAGCGTGCACGGCGCCCTGCTGCGCATCGCCACGGCCGGCGCCGAGCGCAGCGTCGCGCTCGAGACCGTGCGCCTGGGCGAGCCCTTCGCCAACGCGCCGCTGGTGCTGCGCCTGCAGGACGGCGCCAGCTGCGAGGTGGCGCCAGGCCCACAGCGCCAGGCGCTGCTCGACGCGCTCGGCTACCGCAAGAGCCGGGTGGTACGGTGGCAGGAACGCTGGCCGGCCGCGCTGGCCGCGCTGGTGCTCTTGATCGCACTGCTGGCGCTGCTGTACTTCAAGGGCATTCCGGCGGCGACCGAACGCGTCGCCGCCGCGCTGCCGCCCGCGGTCGAGGTCAAGCTCGGCCAGGCTGCGCTGGCCGGCCTCGAAGCGCGCGGCCTGATCCAGGCGTCGCGCCTGTCCGAGCAGCGCATCGCCGAAGTGCAGGCGCTGCTGCCGCAGGCGCTGCCGGCGCATCCGCGCATGCCGATCCGCCTGCTGGTGCGCAATGCGCCGCAGCTGGGTGCGAACGCTTTTGCGCTGCCCAACGGCGCCATCGTCCTGACCGATGCCATGGTGCGCCTGGTGCAAACGCGCGACAACCAGCTCCTGGCGCGTGGCAAGGACGAGCTGCTCGCGGTGATCGGACACGAGGTCGGCCACATCGAGCATCGCCACACGTCGCGCGTGATGGCGTCGTCCTCGCTCAGCGCGGCGCTGTCGGCCGCGCTGTTCGGCGACTTCAGCGCGGTCGCCGCCGGCCTGCCGGCGGTGCTGTCGCAGATGCAGTATTCGCGCGCCATGGAACTCGACGCCGACGACTACGCGGTCGCGGTCCTGCGCCGCAACGGCATCGGCCCGGCGCCGCTGGGCTGGGCACTGTCCGCGCTCGAGCACCAGGATCCGGGCGCGGCATCGGCGCCGCGCTGGCTGAAGAACACGATGGGCTACCTGTCGACCCACCCGGCCACGCGCGAGCGCATCGCGCGCCTGCGCGCGGCCGCCGGCTCTGGCGATGAGGACGAGGGCGAGGACGAGGATTGAGGACCGCAGACAGACAACACGCCGGGACAGGGCGAACCCGGCCGCACGACCCCGAAAAACGTGCGCGTGCGAACCGAACTTCGCCGTACTCGCGTTATCCTTGGCCTTCCACGAAGGAGGCCAAGATGTCCTATGAAGAGCGCGACGACTACGGTATGTACAAGAACAAGAACGGCAAGGGACCGGGCCCCGAGCTGATGGGCGCCAACACGCTGATCGGCGACCACGTCCACAACCTGCAGAACGAGCACCTGGGCGTGATCAAGGAATTCATGGTCGACATGCGCACCGGCGGCATCGCCTATGCGGTGATGTCCTCCGGCCGTTTTCTCGGCCTGGGCGAAAAGCTGTTCGCCGTGCCCTGGCAGGCGCTGACCCTGGATCCCGCCAACAAGCGCTTCACGATGGACATCCCGAAGGAACGCATCGACAGCGCGCCCGGCTTCGACACCGACCACTGGCCGGACATGGCCGACCAGAGCTGGATGGGCGAGGTCCATACCTACTACGGAACGCGGGCGGCGTGAGGCGGCAGTGCGTATGGCAGTGCAACTCCATGGCGTTTGCGGCCACGCTGTCGTACGCGCTCGGCGGCGCCGTTCTGGCCGCGGACAGCTGCTCGCTCAAAGCGCCGGACCCGGTATTGCGGGCAAAAGCCTATCCTGGCCAGACGCTGGACAAGCGCAGCGCCGACACGTCGACGGAAACCGCCCAGCTGCGGCCCGGCTTGCGCCTCGCCATCCGCCAGGATGGCTGCGAGGATTACGTCACGACCCGCTTTACCCTGATCGCCGCCCACGCGCAGGCGCCGGACCGCAGCGACGAAGCCTGGATCGACTTCGCGCGCACCGAACTCGGCAAACTCCTGACGCGAGAGCCCGGCCGCTACAAGCGCCTGGACGAGTTCCTGGTCAAAGCCCGCCGCACCGCGCCGCAAGACGGCGAGCGCATCGTCTGCCGCGACGGCTCGCAACCCGTCGCGGGCCTGTGTTCCTGGGACAGCCTCGGCGGCGATGTCTTTTCGGTCAAGCGCGGCCGCACCACGACGACCATCACGGTCATGGAATACGTCAGCGCTTGAACCGGCCTGCCGCTCAGCCTTTGGGCGGCATCAGGTCGAGCAGGATCGCGGTCTCGGCCTTGATGGTGTTGACCACGGTCGGCTTGAAATCCGGCGCCCATTGCGGCGAGTGGGTGCCCGGCAGCGGTTCGCCGGCCTTCTTCGCGGCTTCCAGGCGCTTGGCGTCGACCGCGCCCACGTGCAGCAGGATCGCCTTCACGCCCGGCTGCATGCCGTACTGCGAAAAGTCTTCCGACGTCATCTTGGGCGGCATCTCCTTGACGAACTCGGGGCCGACCGCGCCCTGCGCCGCCTTGACCATGCGCTCGATCAGGGCCGGGTCGTTGTAGACCGAATCGGTGCCCGGCTCGACCTGCACCAGCGGCTCCTTCGGCGCGCCGGCGGCCATCGCCTCGCCCCTTGCTTCGCGCGCGATGCTGGCCAGCACGCGCTTGCGCACTTCCGGCTTGAAGGTGCGCACCGACAGCGACAGCTTGACCTGGTCGGGGATGATGTTGGCCTGGGTGCCGCCATGGATGCTGCCGATGGTGATCACGACCGGGTCGATCGGGTTGTTTTCACGCGAAACCAGGGTCTGCAGCGCCATCACCAGGCGCGCCGCGATCACGATCGGGTCACGCGCCTCATGCGGCACGGCGCCGTGGCCGCCCTGGCCGAACACCGTGATGTTGACCACGTCCGACGACGCGCGGAACGCACCGGCGTGATACAGGATGGTACCGGACGGCATGGTGGCGTCGTCATGGAAGGACAGTGCGTAGTCCGGCTTCGGGAAGCGCGTGAACAGGCCGTCCTTGAGCATCGCCTCGGCGCCGTGCACGGTTTCCTCGGACGGCTGGCCGATCAGCATCAGCGTGCCGCTCCAGGCCTTGCGGTTGTCCGCCATCAGCTTGGCGGTGCCGTACCAGGCCGACATGTGCAGGTCGTGGCCGCAGGCCTGCGCCACCGACACGGTGTCGCCGGCGGCGTTCTTGACCGTGACCTTGCTGGCGAACGGCAGGCCGGTCTTTTCCTGCACCGGCAGCGCGTCCATTTCGGTGCGCAGCATCACGGTCGGGCCGGGGCCGTTCTTCAGGATGGCGACGACGCCGGTGCCGGCCACGCCGGTGGTGACGTCATAACCCAAGGCCTTGACGCGCTCGGCCAGCTTGGCCGAGGTCTGGTGTTCCTGGAAACCGAGTTCCGGATTGCGGTGCAGGTCCTGGTACAGGCTTTCGATCGCCGGGTAGTTGGCGTTGAGCTGGGCGGCGAAGGGCGCCGGCAGCGGAGCGGCGCCTGCGCTCGAGGCTGCGCCTGACGCTGCGGCGATAGCGGCCGCGGACAGGGCGCGGCGCAGGAAAATGCTGGATGGTTTCATATGCTTCACATTGTTCGGGTAAGACGAAAGAGCGGCCGCCATCACAGGCAGCCTTTTTCAGGCTAACAGATACGTCGCAGTGCAACAATGTTCGATTTTTGCAATCTTGTTTGTTTGACCGTCGGCGAAACGATACAAACTGTTGTCACAAAATATTTAACAAGAATTTTATAGTTCTATAAGGCAACTCCATTCGTCAGAATCCTCCCTCTCCGGCCCGCCGCTCGAGCACGGACCCACGCTCCCGTCGGAGTTGGCGTCTTCATATGCGGCCGGCCTTCAGTCAAAAGGAAATACGATGGGATTCGTTGCAAACATGAAGATCGGCAAACGCCTTGGCCTTGGCTTTGCCCTCATCCTCGCGACGAGACCGGCGCCCTGTTGCGCGCCCTGCGCCACATGAACGACAGCCTGGTCGACATCGTCAGCCAGGTGCGCGGCGGCACCGACACCATCGCCACCGCCTCGCGCGAAATCAGCGCCGGCAACCTCGATCTCTCGAGCCGCACCGAACAGCAAGCCGGGGCACTGGAAAAAACCGCGGCCTCGATGGAAGAGCTGACCTCGACCGTGCGCAAGAACGCCGAGAACGCACGCCAGGCCAACCAACTGGCGATCGCCGCGTCGGAAGTCGCGGTCCAGGGCGGCGCCGTGGTCGGCGAAGTCGTCACCACGATGGGCGCGATCAACGCCTCGGCCAGCAAGATCGCCGACATCATCGGCGTGATCGACGGCATCGCCTTCCAGACCAATATCCTGGCGCTGAACGCCGCCGTCGAAGCGGCGCGCGCCGGCGAGCAGGGCCGCGGCTTTGCGGTCGTGGCGAGCGAAGTGCGCAGCCTGGCCCAGCGCTCGGCCGCAGCCGCCAAGGAAATCAAGGAACTGGTCAGCGCTTCGGTGACCGACGTCGGCGCCGGCGCGCGCCTGGTCGGCCAGGCCGGCGCCACGATGGGCCAGGTGGTCGGCTCGATCCAGCGCGTGACCGACATCATGGCCGAGATCACCAGCGCCAGCCAGGAACAGACCGGCGGCATCGAGCAGGTCAACGGTGCGATCTCGCAGATGGACCAGGTGACCCAGCAGAACGCCGCCCTGGTCGAGGAAGCGGCGGCCGCGGCCTCGTCGATGCAGGAACAGGCCGGCAAGCTGGCCGAGGTGGTCAGCGTGTTCAAGCTCGATCGTGCGCATGCGCTGCATGCGGCGGCGGCGGCTGCGGTGTCCGCGCCGCGCGTTTGCCTGCACCTGCACCTGCCCGCGCGCCCGCTCCTGCGCGTGCGCGCGTGGCGGCGCCGGTGGCCAGCAGCGCCGGCGCCAAGCCGGTCAAGCGGGTCGAGGCGGTGACGGCGGGCGATTGGGAAGAGTTCTGATCGCGGATTCAGGGCCACGCCGCACCACGGCTCTCGATCGAAAAAGCGCCGCCGCAAAGCGGCGCTTTTCATTGGGTGTATCGTTTATGCTTAGTGAAGTGTCCACACATGGCATCGCGTCCGTCAAGCGCGCTTACGGCGACTGGACCACACCGAACCTCAAGGGCTGGAAGGAATCGCTTCATTCGATGGCGATTCAGCCGATTCAGCAGTTCAGCTATACAACCGGCAAGAACTCAACGGATTCTGCGCTCATCATCGACGCGATGGATCTGCTTCACTCCGGCAAAGTCGACGGGTTCTGCCTGGTGTCTTCCGACAGCGATTTCACCCGTCTTGCGACGCGCGTTCGTGAATCAGGTCTGCTGGTTTACAGCTTTGGCGAAAAGAAGACGCCGGCGGCGTTTGTGGCGGCCTGCGACAAGTTCATTTACACGGAGATCCTGAGGCCAGAAGTCTTGATGACAGGAAGCCCCGATCTGCAGGTCGGAAGCGCACAAAACGCAGCGGCGATTGCTCTCGGTGAAACGCAAGCCATCGTACGCATAGCGATCGAGGCAGCGACACGGGACGATGGTTTTGCGCCTCTCGGCCATGTCGGCAATCTCATCCTGAAGAACAGCCCCGCCTTCGACCCCCGCAATTATGGCTGCGTGAAACTCGGGGAACTGATGCGCCGACTGCCTTTCGTCGAGGTCAAGGAAGTGCACAAGGACGGGTCGCCGGTCATCCATCCCTATGTCCGGTTAAAGTCGACTTGAGGCCGCCCCTGCACTGGCGATCCATTTGATATCACGATCATGATGATCTACAATGTATCTACATCGGAGGTGACTATGGAACTTTCTATTCAAAAATGGGGCAACAGCGCAGCGGTCCGGCTGCCGGCCTTGCTGCTGAACCAGCTTGGCGTGACGCTCGGCGACAAACTCAGCGCCGACATGCAGGCAGATGGCCTAGTGCTGCGCCCGGCACGCAAAAGCTATGCGCTGGCCGACCTGATGGCCCAGTGCGACCTCAAAGCCGCACCCCCTGCCGATATCGAGGGCTGGGAAGAAGCCAAACCGGTCGGACAAGAGGTATGGTAAGGCGGACCACGTTCAATCGCGGCGACATCGTACGTGTCAACCTGAATCCAACCATTGGCCGTGAACAGCAGGGCGACTTCCGCCCTGCTCTGGTGCTGTCGCCGGCCGCTTTCAATCTGATGGGCGTGGCGCTGGTCGCGCCGATCACGCAAGGCGGCGAGTTTGCCCGCTACGCTGGCTTCGCCATTCCCTTGAGCGGATCGGGTACTGAAACGCAGGGCGTCATATTGGTCAACATGGTTCGTACGCTGGATCTGACTGCGCGCCAGGCGAAAAAGGTCGAGGCGGCGCCGGACTTCGTCGTCGAGGATGCGCTGGCGCGGCTGCGTGCGATCATCGAGTAGGACCCGAATGACGACAGTGTTCGGCTAACAAAAATCCCTGCTGCGCGTATCCAGCTCCCCCAGCAGGTGCGACAGGTCCACCAGGCGCTTGGCCACCAGGTGCCTGACCTCCCCTTCCCTTTGCCACACGCCGTACACGCCCAGCAGGTGCGAGTTCAGGACTTCGCGCCGCTGGGTTTCCACCAGCGTCGGCCAGACGATCACGTTGACGTTGCCGGTCTCGTCCTCGATGGTCAGGAACAGCACGCCGTTGGCCGTGCCGGGCCGCTGGCGTACGGTGACGATGCCGCAGGCGCGCGCCAGCTGGCCATTCTGAAAGTCCATCAGCACATCGGCCGGCAGGAAGCGCTTGGCCAGCAGCTGCGCGCGCAATAGCGCGAGCGGATGGCGGCCCAGCGTCAAGCCTTGCGCGCGGTAGTCGCCGACGATTTCCTGGCCTTCGGTGGGCGCCGCCAGCACTGGCGTGTCCTCGTTCAAGGTGGCCGGGCGCAGCAAGTCCTTGCTCGGCGCGGCGCCGACCGCTTCCCACAGCGCCTGGCGCCGGTGCCCGGCCAGGCCGAGCAGCGCATTGCCGCTGGCCAGCACCTGCAGGTCGCTGCGATCGAGGTCGGCGCGCCGCGCCAGGTCGGCCACGTCGAGGAAAGGCCGGATCGCGCGCGCCAGCTCAATGCGCTCGGCGGCCTCCCTGTTCATCCCGCGCAGCATGTGCAGGCCCAGGCGCACCGGAGGCTGAGCGCGCGCCGTGTTCTCCAGATCCTCGAGCACCGACTCCCAGCCGCTGATCGTGACGTCGGCCGGGCGCACTTCGATGCCGTGGCGGCGCGCGTCCTGCACCAGCTGCGAGGGGCTGTAGAAACCCATCGGCTGGCTGTTCAACAGGGCGCACAGGAACGCGGCCGGTTCGTGGCACTTGAGCCATGAGCTGGCATAGGCCAGCAGCGCGAAGCTGGCCGCGTGCGACTCGGGAAAACCGTATTCGCCGAAGCCCTGGATCTGGCTGAAGATCTGCTCGGCGAAAGCCTGGTCGTAGCCGCGCTCGAGCATGCCGCCGACGATGCGCTGGTAGTACTTTTCCAGCCCGCCCTTGCGCTTCCAGGCCGCCATCGCGCGGCGCAGCTGGTCGGCTTCGCCGGGCGTGAAGCCGGCCGCCAGGATCGCCACCTGCATCACCTGCTCCTGGAAGATCGGCACGCCCAGCGTGCGCTCCAATGCCAGCTTCATGTCCGCGCTGGGATACGTGACCGGCTCCTTGCGCTCGCGCCGCTGCAGATACGGGTGCACCATGCCGCCCTGGATCGGACCAGGGCGCACGATCGCCACCTCGATGACGAGGTCGTAGAAGCGGCGCGGCTTCATCCGCGGCAGCATGCTCATCTGCGCGCGCGACTCGATCTGGAACACGCCCACCGTGTCGGCCGCGCAGATCATGTCATACGTCGCCTTGTCGTCGACCGGGATATCCTGCAGCTCGAACTCGGTGCCGTGGCGCTGGCCGACCAGTTCCAGGGCGCGGCGCAGCATCGACAGCATGCCCAGCGCCAGCACGTCGACCTTCATCAGGCCGAGCTCCTCGAGGTCGTCCTTGTCCCACTGGATCACGCTGCGCTCCGCCATCGTCGCGTTCTCGATCGGCACCAGGCGCGACA
This genomic stretch from Massilia sp. 9096 harbors:
- a CDS encoding M48 family metallopeptidase, translated to MTDTTITPMHDPLTAHYFDGHSARLHPASLSVHGALLRIATAGAERSVALETVRLGEPFANAPLVLRLQDGASCEVAPGPQRQALLDALGYRKSRVVRWQERWPAALAALVLLIALLALLYFKGIPAATERVAAALPPAVEVKLGQAALAGLEARGLIQASRLSEQRIAEVQALLPQALPAHPRMPIRLLVRNAPQLGANAFALPNGAIVLTDAMVRLVQTRDNQLLARGKDELLAVIGHEVGHIEHRHTSRVMASSSLSAALSAALFGDFSAVAAGLPAVLSQMQYSRAMELDADDYAVAVLRRNGIGPAPLGWALSALEHQDPGAASAPRWLKNTMGYLSTHPATRERIARLRAAAGSGDEDEGEDED
- a CDS encoding PRC-barrel domain-containing protein encodes the protein MSYEERDDYGMYKNKNGKGPGPELMGANTLIGDHVHNLQNEHLGVIKEFMVDMRTGGIAYAVMSSGRFLGLGEKLFAVPWQALTLDPANKRFTMDIPKERIDSAPGFDTDHWPDMADQSWMGEVHTYYGTRAA
- a CDS encoding amidohydrolase; amino-acid sequence: MKPSSIFLRRALSAAAIAAASGAASSAGAAPLPAPFAAQLNANYPAIESLYQDLHRNPELGFQEHQTSAKLAERVKALGYDVTTGVAGTGVVAILKNGPGPTVMLRTEMDALPVQEKTGLPFASKVTVKNAAGDTVSVAQACGHDLHMSAWYGTAKLMADNRKAWSGTLMLIGQPSEETVHGAEAMLKDGLFTRFPKPDYALSFHDDATMPSGTILYHAGAFRASSDVVNITVFGQGGHGAVPHEARDPIVIAARLVMALQTLVSRENNPIDPVVITIGSIHGGTQANIIPDQVKLSLSVRTFKPEVRKRVLASIAREARGEAMAAGAPKEPLVQVEPGTDSVYNDPALIERMVKAAQGAVGPEFVKEMPPKMTSEDFSQYGMQPGVKAILLHVGAVDAKRLEAAKKAGEPLPGTHSPQWAPDFKPTVVNTIKAETAILLDLMPPKG
- a CDS encoding NYN domain-containing protein, coding for MGRVLIADSGPRRTTALDRKSAAAKRRFSLGVSFMLSEVSTHGIASVKRAYGDWTTPNLKGWKESLHSMAIQPIQQFSYTTGKNSTDSALIIDAMDLLHSGKVDGFCLVSSDSDFTRLATRVRESGLLVYSFGEKKTPAAFVAACDKFIYTEILRPEVLMTGSPDLQVGSAQNAAAIALGETQAIVRIAIEAATRDDGFAPLGHVGNLILKNSPAFDPRNYGCVKLGELMRRLPFVEVKEVHKDGSPVIHPYVRLKST
- a CDS encoding AbrB/MazE/SpoVT family DNA-binding domain-containing protein, which produces MELSIQKWGNSAAVRLPALLLNQLGVTLGDKLSADMQADGLVLRPARKSYALADLMAQCDLKAAPPADIEGWEEAKPVGQEVW
- a CDS encoding type II toxin-antitoxin system ChpB family toxin; this translates as MVRRTTFNRGDIVRVNLNPTIGREQQGDFRPALVLSPAAFNLMGVALVAPITQGGEFARYAGFAIPLSGSGTETQGVILVNMVRTLDLTARQAKKVEAAPDFVVEDALARLRAIIE
- a CDS encoding error-prone DNA polymerase, which translates into the protein MLPDYAELFCLSNFSFLQGASHAEELVERAVQLGYSALAITDECSLAGVVRAHGVAKREGLPLLIGAHFHLEHADGSPAPSLLLLAQNRNGYGNLSELITLGRTRSEKGSYLLRPADFDDPPAHLAHLKGMPDCLAILLPRYPGHEPHDVDRLHREAAWLAATFPGRAWIGLTLLLRAFDDAHRATVDEVGWQHGLPIVALGHVTMHVRSRKPLQDTLSATRIGKPVAQCGYQLAPNAEQHLRSRLRLANIYSPMALAETLHIASLCTFKLDELRYEYPDEVVPPGHTAASYLRLETWTGAHRRFREGIPAKVQAQIEHELALIAEMRYEHYFLTVYDIVRFARSNHILCQGRGSAANSAVCYCLGITEVDPSRANLLFERFISKERNEPPDIDVDFEHQRREEVIQYIYRKYGRTRAALAAVVISYRPKSALRDSGRALGVDLAIIEKVCKQHHWFDGKADLLNRLAESGLDPQAPLSQQWASLAQRLLGFPRHLSQHPGGFVMARGQLSRLVPIENATMAERSVIQWDKDDLEELGLMKVDVLALGMLSMLRRALELVGQRHGTEFELQDIPVDDKATYDMICAADTVGVFQIESRAQMSMLPRMKPRRFYDLVIEVAIVRPGPIQGGMVHPYLQRRERKEPVTYPSADMKLALERTLGVPIFQEQVMQVAILAAGFTPGEADQLRRAMAAWKRKGGLEKYYQRIVGGMLERGYDQAFAEQIFSQIQGFGEYGFPESHAASFALLAYASSWLKCHEPAAFLCALLNSQPMGFYSPSQLVQDARRHGIEVRPADVTISGWESVLEDLENTARAQPPVRLGLHMLRGMNREAAERIELARAIRPFLDVADLARRADLDRSDLQVLASGNALLGLAGHRRQALWEAVGAAPSKDLLRPATLNEDTPVLAAPTEGQEIVGDYRAQGLTLGRHPLALLRAQLLAKRFLPADVLMDFQNGQLARACGIVTVRQRPGTANGVLFLTIEDETGNVNVIVWPTLVETQRREVLNSHLLGVYGVWQREGEVRHLVAKRLVDLSHLLGELDTRSRDFC